TACCCTAAAGTAGTAGAGACGCTGCGTGCGCTGCATCAGCGCGGAGTGAAGCTGTTCGTCGCCAGCAACGGGCTGGAGGACTACATCCACAGCATCGTGGTCGTTCATGAGCTCAAGGACCTGTTCGAGGGCCTGTATAGCGCGGGCGGCCAAGGGACGGCAACCAAGACAGAATTACTCCGCCTTCTGCTGGACAATCACAACATCAGCAGCGCCTGGATGGTCGGAGACCGCTCCTCGGATGTGCAGGCAGGCAAAGGCAACGGGCAGACCGTTATCGGCTGCGGCTACGCCGGCTTCGGGCGGCAGGAGGAGCTGAAGGGCTCGGATGTCATTATCTCATCGTTCGATGAATTGATTGCGCTGTATGATAACAGCGTTGCAGCTGAGCTGTAATCAGGCAGCCTGAAGCGCAGGATAAATATACCAGGCAAGCAGATCCGGATGTCATTTCCGCCTTATTAGAGGCGTTAAGGGCATCCGGTTTGATGTCTTAAGCGGAGGGTACGGATAGTTCTCGAAATTTCATACCTTTTCTCGAATGGGTACCGTTTCTTTGCAGGTGCCCGCAATTTTATACTGGTACTGTAAGCGTTTCACAAGAGGTTGATCTCAGGAGCTTGCGGAGCGGTACGGTGGCCGGAATACTGTATTTGGAGGGGATCGGCTTGCACAAGCTGTTTCTGGTGGAGGATGAAGCCCTGATCCGTTCGGGCCTTAAGCATTTAATTGAGCAGGTTATCGGCGGCTATCAGGTCATAGGGGAGGCTGAGAACGGAAGGCTTGCGCTGGAGGCGCTCAAGAGCGTGAAGCCCGATGTTCTGATTACCGATATACGGATGAATGAAATGAACGGCCTGGAGATGATCCGGCGGATTCGGGACCAGTACCCCGACATGTACATCCTGATCTTAAGCGGGTTCGCCGACTTTGAATATGCGAAGCAGGCGATCAAATACGGGATCAGCGATTATCTGCTGAAGCCGGTGGACCGCACGGAGCTGGCCCAGGCGCTGGGGGAATTCAAGCGCAAGCACGGAACCGGGGGCGGGCAGCCGGGCCAGCCGGAGGAAGGCGAAGCAGACCAGAAAGGCAGGCAACTGATCCGTAAAGTGAAGGAGCTGGTCGCACTGCGGCTGGATCAGGAGATATCGCTTCAGTATATGGCCGAGCAGGTGCATCTGAATCACCAGTACCTGTCGGTGCTGTTCAAGTCGGAGACCGGCCAGAACTTCACGGATTACGTCTTACAGTGCCGGATGAAGCGGGCCAAGCAGCTGCTGAAGGAGACGAATCTCAAAATCTACGAGGTTGCCAAATTGTCGGGCTACCTAAGCTCCAAGCATTTCATGGCGGTATTCAAGGACCATACCGGCAGCACTCCCACGCAGTACAGGGAGCAGCAATAATGTAACCGTTAACTTTAAAAGGAAGAGGAGGAGCAAGGATGCGGAAATATGAAGTCGTTGTAGCAGGCGGAGGAGTCTCCGGCTCCATTGCGGCCATGGCGGCAGCACGGGCAGGTGCCCGGACGCTGATCATTGAGGCGGGGGGCTTCCTCGGCGGAACCCTGACCGCTGCGGGCGTGGGGCCGATGATGACTTTTCACGCAGGGGATAAGCAGGCTATTCAGGGAATCACCGACGAGCTGATTCAGCGGCTCCGGGCACTCGGCAAATCTCCCGGGCATATCCCGGACGCGACGAACTACACCTATTCGGTGACGCCGTTCGATGCCGAAGCCATGAAGTACGAGCTGGATCTGATGCTGCAGGAGAGCGGAGGCGAGGTGCTGTACCATACCATGCTCGCCGGGGCGGAGGTATCAGACAGACGAATTAAGTCGCTTACCTTGTGCAACAAGGCGGGGCTTAGCACGATTTCGGCGGATGTGTTCATCGATGCTACAGGGGATGGCGATCTGGCAGCCTGGTCCGGCGTTCCGTTCACCAAAGGGCGCGAGTCTGATGAGCAGTCGCAGCCGATGACGCTGAAGATGAAGATGAGAGGAGTGGACACGGAGAAAATTAAGGCGTATATCCGTGAGCACCGTGAGGACTTTCCCCGCATGAATCTGGATATCACGGTTATGGACTCTGCGGCCAGATTATCGGTCGTCGGCTTCGACAAGCAGTTCCGCGAAGCGAAGGAGCGCGGCGAGATCAGCATTCCGAGAGAGGATGTCCTGTTCTTCGAGACGAGCAATCCCGGTGAGATTATTATGAATACTACGCGGATTCTCGGCAAGGACAGCACAGACCCGTGGAGCCTCAGCGAGGCCGAGATTGAGGGCCGCAAGCAGTGCCGGGAGCTGGAGCTTTTTCTGAAAAAATATATTCCCGGATTTGAAGATGCTGTGGTTGTCTCCACAGGCCCGTCCATCGGCGTACGCGGTTCCCGCCAGATCAAGGGCGTGTATACCCTGACTGCGCAGGATATTCTGTCGGTGAAGCCCTTCGAGGATGTGATTGCCCATTCCGGCTACCCGATTGATATCCACAGCCCGGACGGCGAGGGCACGGCAACGGATCATCTGGAGTGGGGGGCGATGTACGGTATTCCTTACCGCTGCCTGATCACGAGTGAGATCGACAATCTGATTGTAGTTGGCCGATGCCTCTCAGCCACGTTTGAAGCCCAGGCGGCTGTGCGGACAACACCGACCGTAGGCGCAATCGGGCAGGCGGGCGGTACGGCGGCGGCGCTGGCAGTGCAAGCAGGAGTTCCAGTGCAGCAGGTGGACTATAAGAAACTGCAGGAGACACTTACAGCACATGGCGCTTATCTGGAACTGTAACGCGCGCGCCATAACTGTAATATGTGCAACTAAAGCGGCCAGTTATTAAGTTGTGTGGAGTTTAATTGTATTCCATACAGTTAAAAATCCCCATATATCGTAAAATCGGACATATCGTTAATTTTAATTGTACAAAGTACAGCTATCCTGAGAAATCCGGGTTTTCGAAGTCTTTTAACTGTAGGAAATACATCTATCTGCTGTTGGGTGTTAGCATCTACCATTGGCTGCAATTAAATGCTTGTACCTCATCAAAGTTCTAATAGATTTAAGAATAATTCTTATAACAACGTATATTCAACAAAACATTAGGAGGAATTGGTTTGGAAACCGTGCAAATTATCGGGATTTTACTTGTATTCATTGTGTTTGTGGGCCTGATGATGACCCGCAAGCTGACCACGCTGCTCGCGCTGCCGATGATGGCGATTCTGCTGGCAGCGATTGCAGGCATCCCGCTACTGTCTGATAACCCGGACACCTTCACCATCACGAAGGGAGTGCTTGCCGGCGGGGCTATGAAGCTGTCCACCGCAATTGCCGGACTGATCTTCGGCGCCTGGTTCGGCCAGATTCTCAGCAAGGTCGGCATTACGAAGACGATTATCCGCAAGGCCGCTGAGCTGGCGGGTGATAAGCCGCTGGCAATCGCCATTATCTTTTTCCTCGCTGCCTCTGTCATCTTCTCCGCTGCCAACGGTCTGGGCATGGTCATTCTGGTCGGAACGATCGCGATTCCTATTATGCTGACGGCCGGGCTTAAGCCCTTCGTAAGCGGTCTGGTGGTACTGCTGGCCAACGCGGTCGGCGTAGTGTTCAACGTCTCCACCTGGGCGATTTACACGGATGTGCTTAAGGTGCCGACGAACACCATTGCTTCCTATTCCCTCGTCTGTGCTGTTCCGCTGATTGTCATTGCCTTGATTATGATCGTCTACTATACCCGCAAAGACGGCAAGGTCCGCCGTGCCTGGGCGATGCCGATTAAGCCGGAATTCCAGGCTCAGGACAGCAAGAATGTAAGAGCGGTTGCGCTGATCAGCCCGCTTGTTCCGGTGCTGCTGGTGTTTTTCCTGAAGGTGGATATTGTGTCTGCGGTCTTCATGGGGGCGCTGGTTACCCTGCTGCTGGCCACGCCGAAGCGTCCTTTCCATGTGTTGTCGAGTGCGCTCGTTGAAGGGATTCAGGATGTAGCCGGTGCGCTCGGCCTGATGATCGGCATCGGGATGCTGCTCAGTGCCGTTACCGCGCCACAGGTGGCCGCGTTAATCCAGCCGCTGATCGAAGGCATCATTCCAACCAGTCCGCTGATGTATATTCTTGTCTTCACCCTGCTGTCTCCGCTGGCAATCTACCGTGGACCGCTTAATGTATGGGGACTCGGCAGCGGTATCGCGGCGTTGATCGTGGCCGGAGGCATGGCGCCTGTTGCCGCGATGCTGGCCCTGCGTATCGTAAGCAATCTGCAGGCGGTCAGTGATCCGACCAACTCGCACAATGTCTGGATCGCCGATTACACCAAGACGGATATTATTGAAACGCTTCGCAAGACACTGCCATGGATGTTTGTTGCGGTAATGATCTCGATGATTATTGCGGGGATGATCGCTTTTTAGGCAGCGGCAAGCGAGCCTGCAGACATAAGCTTCACGGAGAGGAGAACCTGCTATGAGCAATAAACAAATCAGAATCGGCATCGATGTCGGAGGAACCTTCACGGATGCCGTAGCGATAGATAATGAGACCTTCGAGGTGCTGTCCAAAGTCAAAATGCCCACCACGCACCACGATGAACGCGGAGTAGCCAGCGGGATTGTCCAGATTATCCAGCGGATCATGAGCGAGAACGGTATTCTTCCCGGCGATATCAAGTTCATCGCCCACGGCACGACCCAGGCCACCAATGCCCTGCTCGAAGGGGATGTTGCCCGTGTCGGCATCGTAGGGATGGGGACGGGGATGGATGCCCGCAGTGCCCGCTCGGAGACCAATGTGGCAAATATCGAGCTGGCGGCGGGTAAATACCTGACCACGTATCACAAGTTCATTGACTCCAAGGAGCTTACAGCAGAAGCCATTGACGATGCAATTGACCAGCTGCTGGCCCAGGGGGCGGAGGTCATTGTCGCCTCGGAGGCCTACAGCGTCGATGATCCGGCCAATGAGCTGAGAGTGATGGAAGCAGCGCGCAGCCGGGGGGTGTATGCCACTGGCGGCCACGAGATCTCCCAGCTCTACGGGCTGAAGACCCGGACCCGGACAGCGGTAGTTAATGCAAGTCTGATTCCCAAAATGATGGAGACCGCCAACATGACCGAGCAGGCAGTCAAGGAGGCGGGGATTACCTCTCAGCTGATGATTATGCGCTGCGACGGCGGGGTCATGAGCATCGATGAGGTGCGCAAGCGTCCGATCCTGACTATGCTGTCAGGGCTGGCGGCCGGAGTGGCCGGCGCCCTGATGTATGAGAAGATCTCGGACGGTATTTTCTTCGAGGTCGGAGGCACGAGTGTAGATATTTCCGTGATCAAGAACGGTAAAGTCATGATTGAGAACGCCCAGGTAGGCGGACACAAAACCTATCTGCGCTCGCTGGATGTGCGGACACTGGCGGTTGCCGGGGGCAGCATGATCCAGATCGGCGGGGGCAAGATTACGGATGTCGGCCCGCGCAGCGCACATATTGCCGGTCTGGAATACGAATGCTTCACCGGCAAGGAGAATCTGGAGCAGCCGTCTATCGGCCTTGTCCGTCCGCGTGATGGAGATCCGGATTATGTTACGGTCCGTAGTGCCGGAGGGCATGAATATGCGCTGACCCTGGCGGGAGCGGCGAATCTGCTGAACCATGTGCCGGAGACGGATTATGCCCGCGGGAATATGGAGAGCACGCGGATCGCCTGGCAGGCGCTGGGTGCCCATCTCGGGATGTCTGCGGAGGAGGCGGCCCGGGCCGCCATGGATATTGCCATCCGCAAGGTGATGGCCGTGGTGAACCAGATGATCGGCGACTATGAGCTGGACACGAGCTTCATTACACTGGTGGGCGGCGGCGGCAGCGGTGCGGTTCTGGTTCCCGCCATGGCGGCGAAGGAGGGCTTCAAGCACCAGATTGCGAACAATGCGCCGTATATCTCTACGATTGGTGTCGGGATGGCGATGGTCCGCGAGCAGATCGAGAAGACGGTAGTGGGGGCCACAGAGCATGACATCAAGCTGATCCGGGCGGAGATTGTGGAGAAAATTGTCCAGTACGGTGCGAACGAATCCACCGTCGATGTCACGATCGAGATCGACTCCCAGCGGAATATTCTGCGCGCGATTGCCACCGGCTCCACCGAGCTGCGCTTCAAGGATCTGGCCAGCCGCGAGGTGCCGGTGAATGAGCTGAAGCTGACAGCAGCGGATGCGCTTGGGCAGCCGGCGGACACGACGGAGCTGAAGGCAGCCTCCGGCAGATGGTATCTGTTCGAGTCCAGCGAGATCAAGAAGTCGCTATTCGGGCTGGTGAAGAAGAAGCTGAGCCATGTCAGCGTGCTGGACCGCGAGGGGGTGGTGCGCTTCAAGAAGACGAATGCGTACCATCTGGCTTTTCAGAAGAAGAATATGACGGACCGGTTCGTCTCGTTCCTGGAGGAGAATACGATCTATTCGGACGCCAATGCGACGATCCCGAAGACGTTTGTCTTCTACAAGGAAAAAATGCTGGATCTGACCGGGATGCAGACCAAGGAGCAGCTGTTCTCCATTCTTGAGGTGGAGACCCAGTTGCTCGAGGACAACAGCGAGCTGCTCGCTGTCGTCTACCAGTAGGAGGTGCTCAGGATGATGAAGACAGCTGAATGTACGCTGCCGGGCGAGGATATACTGGCGTATGCCGAATTGAAGAACGATCTGCTGTTTCACCGGATACCGCACAGCAAACGGCGTTATTATGTGGAGCGCCCGCTTGCAATCGGCAGGGAGCAGGCACTGGCGTTCAAGGCCCGGTATGGCACCGATGTCGGGGCCATCTGCCGGGACCGCGGCATCCGTGTCCAGCTCAATGAGCGGAAGGGCAGCATCGGGCAGATCCGCTTCCGCGCCCAGATTGAGCTGTCGGCCAAGGAGCGCATCATTACGCTGTATCAGTCATCCATGGAGGAGCTGCGGCAATGTGCCGGCGTATTGCTTCCGGGCCGTTCCTTCAGCCTGAAGGAGGTCACAGACATTCATCTGGCTCACGAGCTGTTCCACGATCTGGAGTTCACGGAGCTGGGGTATACCAACAAGCGGCTGGATGATATCAGCAGCCTCTCCCTCGGTCCGTTGCGCATCCGGGCCAGTGTGACCCGAACCTCGGAGATTGCCGCACATGCGTTCAGCCGCTATCTGCTGGATCTGCCCTGCCTGCCGAATCTGCTGGATTATGCTTATATGATTCACAGCGGTACGCTGAGCGCTGCTGATTTCTGGAGACAGACGGAGATATGGGCGGAAGAGCTGGAGCGTAGCTGAACCGCAGGCGCTGAGCGGCTGCCCTTCCGCTGGTGAATACTCATGCGAAGCGGCTCTGACTTCATCCGCAAATTATGCTATGTTGGTGTAGGGAACCAGAGTCAGGGAGGCTGTTTCGCATGCTGTTCAGAAAAGGGTCGAATCCAAAATCATTCTATGTGCCGCTGCGCACGAAGTTTATTGTTTTATTTTTTCTGCTGATCACGATTCCGTTTCTAATTATCGGTACGATCAGCTACCGCAAATATACCGCCGGCGTCGAACGCAGTACGGTGGAGCTGTCCAATCAGGTCGTGAACCAGATTAATGTTAATCTGGAGCGCTATATTAAGGAGCTGGACCGCCTTACCCTTACGCCGCTGTACGATGAGGATATGATGCAGATTCTCCGCAAGCACAGGGGCGCAGACCCGGGCAGCACCTATCTGAGCACGGATGAGACGCTGAAGATGAACCTGTTCATCTCTTCGCTGGCTTTTGACCGGGGGGAGATTGAGAGCATTCTGGTGTTCACGAATGACGGCGGAATCTTCAGCAATCTGGACCAGAGTGTACGGAAACGGTGGGACGGCAGCATGGCGGACTGGATGGAGCCTGTAGAACGGGAGGACGGAGGCCTGACCATCCTTCCGCCGCATACCGCCGCTTATTATACTGAGGGGAAGCAGGGAATGATCTCCGCAGCCAGGGTAATCCGTGAGCCGTATACCAATGCTAAGCTGGGGATCGTAAAAGTGGATCTGACGCCGCGCGGCTTCGGTTCGATTGTGTCCACACTGCGTTCCGGCGGAAGCGGCCTGCTGCAGATTACGGACAAGGATCAGGCGGTCCTGTACTCTGAAGCAGACAAGCTTCCCGATTCGCAGGAATCCTATATTACAGCTTCGGCGGAATCTTCGTATACGGGGCTGAAGGTGACCTCACTGATTCCGCGCACGCAGCTCCGCGAGGACGCCCGTGAGTTAACCAACTCTACGCTGATGGTCTCGATTGTGGCCCTGGCGGCGGCGTATGCGGCGGCGATCCTGCTGTCGAACCGGCTGATTAAGCCCATTGCCCATCTTCAGTCGAAGATGAGGCAGGTGAAGCGGGGGCTGTTCCTCGAACGGGCGACGGTGACCACCAGCGATGAGATCGGGCAGCTGACCGAAGGGTTCAATACGATGATCGGCGAGATCGACCGGCTGGTCAAAGAGGTGTATGAGACCCGGCTGAAGGAGCGGGAGGCTGAGCTGCTGGCGCTGCAGAGCCAGATTCATCCGCATTTTCTGTACAATACACTGGAAATGGTGAACATGCTGGCCCTTCAGGGCAATACCCGGGAGCTCTCCGGTGTGGTGACCAGTCTCGGCAAGCTGCTGCGTTATACGGTAGGCCACCGGGAGCAGATGGTGCATGTGCTGGATGAGGTGAAATTTGTGGAGGCTTACCTGCGTATTCAGGGCGTGCGCCTGGGCGACAAGCTGCAGGCCATGATTCATATCGATTCTTCCTTCGATTACTGTGTGGTTCCGAAGCTAATTCTGCAGCCGCTGATTGAGAATGTGATTGAGCATGCTATGGGACAGGAGACGCTGCACCTTGTCCTGACCGCTTCTGTGGACGAGGAGGATCTGATCCTGGCGGTCAAGGATGATGGTCTTGGCATCAGCAGCGCACGGCTGCTGGAGCTTGAGCAGCAGCTATATGTCAGTGCTCCCCGGCCCGCTGCGGATGCTGATCAGGGAGGCTTTGGCCGGATTCAGAAGGGGCTGGCGCTACGTAACGTCCATCAGCGGCTCCGGCTGCTCTATGGGGAGCCTTACGGCCTGACATTGGATAATACGGCAGAGCGCGGGCTAACGGTCTCGCTGCGGCTGCCGATGAACTGGGAAGCGATGAACGATGCCGGCCCCGCCGGGGTGCGGCAGGAGGAGGAAGAATGATACGGACAAGGCTGTTAGGCCTTATGGCAGCGCTGTTATTGATCTCAGGCTGCACGTCTGGTGCAGGAAGCGGAGCGGCTGACGGGACAGACGGCCAAGGAAGTGCAGGCCATGAGGCGGGTGCTGTACAGGAGCGCGTGAAGCTGAAGTTCAGCCTCTGGGGCAATGATGCGCAGAAGGCGATGGTTGAGGGGCTGGTGGATGAATTCGAGCAGCTTCACCCCGGAATCGAGGTGGAGATTATGACGATTCCTTTCGCCGATTACCAGCAGAAGCTGTCGATTATGCTCGCCTCCCGTACCGCGCCGGATGCCGGCTGGCTGGCGGAACGGATGATTCCTCAGCTGCTGGAATCGGGACAGCTGGTGGATATTGCCGCTGAGGTGAAGGAGGACCCCGAATACCATTACGAGGATATCTATCCTTCCACGCTCGATATCTTCAAGCGGGAGGACCGGCTGTACGGCATCCCGTTCTCCACGCCTCCGGTGCTGATCTATTACAATAAGGACCTGTTCCTGGAGAAAGGCCTGAAGACACCAACGGAGCTATATAAGGAAGGAAAATGGAACTACGATGAATTTCTCAAGGCTGCGCGGAGTCTCACCGACCGGCAGCGCGGGATCTACGGTGTGAAGCTGGTCCGCGACTGGAACAACTGGTCGGACGCTCTGCTGCCGCTGTTCTGGTCGCACGGCGCCGAGCTGTTCGACAGCAGCGGCGCGTCATTTGCGCTGAATTCGCCCGAAGGGAAGGAGGCGCTCCAGCTCTACAGTGATATGATGTTCAAGGACAAGGTGCACCCGCTTCCCGGGGATGAGCTGACCTTCGACAGCGGGCGGATCGGCATGTATACAGACCGCTACAGTTATACCTCGAAGGCACGGGCGGTCACTGATTTCGCCTGGGATATCGCCCCGATGCCGGCAGGCATTAAGGGGACAGGAACCTCGCTCGGCTATGCGGGAGTGTCCGTATTCGAGACCAGGCATCCGGCCGAAGCCGCCGAGCTGCTGAAGTTCATTACCAGTGCGGAGGCTATGCGTGTTACCGCGCAATATTTTGTCCCGTCGCGCAAGTCGGTCCTGGAATCGGATGTCTTCCTGCGGGCGGCTTCCGAGCCTTCACCCGAGAGCATCCAGCTGGCCGTGCTCGACCAGATCGGGAGCGCCCGGATTGCACCGGGGCATAAGAACTGGCAGCAGATTGATACGAAGATCCAGATGCTGCTGGACGGGCTATACACGCAAAGCGCCACGGTGGACGGGGTGCTGGGACAAATGGAGCTGGAGGTTAACCCGCTTATGAAATAAGCGGGTTGTTGGTGTGCCTATCTGATGGATCTTGCACAGTAGCATGGAAATCCTGCACATAATGCAACATTCACCCCGCTATATGGGGCTGTAACCTGGAAATGTTGCACAAAAGGCAGGATTCTTTCCACTTTAACCGTCTGTGTGAGATGATTGTTGCAATTTATGCAGGAATTTCCCTCAACGCCAAATTTCCAACAGCCTGAGTTGCAAAAATTGCAACATTGCGGGCTTGCCTGATTACAGATTGCCGGGCCTGGAAGGGCTCCAGCAACTTGGCTACAGTAACAAATCCGGTAACCCCTGCACAGGCTCATAGTAACAAACATACGCATTATTCACTACCGGGCGCAGCAGCCCTTTACGGACCAGCGCCTGCAGCTGTTTGCGGGCCGTCCGGAAGCTAACGTTGTACTGAAGCATCAGATCTTTGGGACGCAGCCCCTTCTTTTGGGCCAAGGCGAGTCTAACCATCTCTCTCTCCAGCGGTGAAAGCGAGGGCCCGGACGGACTCCGCAGCATTGCCGGGGCAATGACCATCTGCAGCAGCATACGGCAAATGTCAGGACGATGCTTCACATCATCGAAGGAGAAATGAATAATCCTCCAGCCGAGCCCGCTCAGGTAAGTATCCCTGTTCAGCGAATAGCTGAACCGCTCCCGGTCCATATCCTTCACATGGCTCTGATAGCCATCGCATTCCAGGCCGAACTTCCCGTATGGCGGGAGAAAAGCAAAATCAAGAAATTGGGATTTACGGTTCCAATCGTAGACCTCATATTCCGGGTGCAGGTCATCCAAGTTGCCGAATAACGGCCACCAGACATTTTGCAGCAGCAGCTTCTCAGCATACTGATGCCCCCTGGACAATCGTCCTCTGCGCTCCCCTGTCCGGGCCGTTAAGTGCCGCTCCAACAGCAGCTGATGCTCTTTTTCAAAATCCATATCCTATTTCCTCCTTCTTAATAGAAGCAAAAAAAGAACGTCCCTCTGCCGGCAATGGCGTGGGACGTTCTTCGTCTGAGTTAATTATACGCCGGTGCGCTGAGGATCGGCAATACGATCATGCAAGGAGATATTTGAGTTCATTTCGTTTATACTGAGTTTACATACATACTGTAATTTAATTGCAGCACCTTGGTGAGTGCAGAGATGGAGGTTGTAACATTTGGAGATATTTGAGTATATTTTGCTGATGCTGGCGGCGGTCTCGTTGTCGAATCTGGTGAACCGGTTCATTCCGTCGCTCTCCGTACCGATTATTCAGATTGTGCTGGGGATGGCTTTGACCTTACTGCCGTTGCACTTTGAACTGGAGTTGAACCCGGAGCTGTTCCTGCTGTTATTCATCGCCCCGCTGTTGTTCAATGACGGCAGACATGCTGATAAAGTGGCCCTATGGAAGCTGAAAAAGCCGATCCTGCTGCTGGCCCTGGGACTGGTCTTTCTAACCGTCGGTGTGCTCGGATACTTCCTGCATTGGCTGCTGCCCGTGCTGCCCCTGGCGGCTGCGTTTGCACTGGCGGCTGCACTGGCGCCAACCGATGCGATTGCGGTCGGCGCACTGGAGCAAAAGGTCAAAATCCCGCATCAGACGATGCAGATTCTCGAAGGGGAATCGCTGATCAACGATGCTTCCGGACTGGTATCCTTTCAATTTGCAGTGGCTGCGATGGTCACTGGGGCATTTTCTTTTCGGACAGCCAGTCTGAGCTTTGTTGTTATATCCCTTGGCGGCGTGCTGCTGGGCCTGGTGCTTACCTTCTTGAAATATGGGCTTGTGCGCTGGCTGCGCAAACTGGGGATGGAGAACGTTACTCTACATATGCTGATTGAGATTCTGACCCCGTTTGCTATTTTCATGGCGGCTGAGGAGCTTGGTGTCAACGGCATTCTGGCGGTAGTCAGTGCCGGGCTTGCCCATTCCTTCGGTTATAAGCAGATGAATCCCGAAGTGGCCAAGCTGAATGTCGTGTCCAAAAGCACCTGGTCTGTTATCATCTTCGTCCTGAACGGTCTGGTCTTCCTGCTGCTGGGTACGCAATTGCCGGAGATTATTCAGACCGTCTGGAACAACCCGGATATCGGGAATGTGCAGGTCATTCTCTATACCCTGCTGTTAACCATTGCGGTCCTCACCCTGCGGCTGATCTGGTCGCTGATTATGGATATACCCGACGGGGAGAAGCCGCGGGGACCGTGGAAGCTGGAGTTCAGGAAGGCGCTGGTACTTACGCTGTCCGGGGTCCGGGGAACGATCACGCTGGCGAGTACGATGTCGCTGCCGTTCGTTCTGGATGACGGTTCGCTGTTTCCGGCGCGGGACCTGATTATTTTTCTGGCGGCGGGAGTGATTCTGTGGACCTTGCTTGCTTCCAACTTCCTGCTGCCGCTGCTGCTCGGGACTGAGAATGAAGCTGAACAGCAGGCGGAAGAGGTGGAGGCCAAGATAGAAATTCTGCGCAAGGTGGTTGCGGGACTGAATGAGCAGGCTACAGATCAATCCCGGATGGCCCTCAGCCATCTGACCGGCACCTATAATGCAAGAATCCGCTTGCTCAAAAAGAATGAGGAGGCCGAAGAACTGGAACGGCTGCTCGGGGTGACTGCGCTGAAATGGCAGCGGGAATACACACTGCTTGCGCTGAAGCAGCGCGAGGTGAACCCGTATACCGCTTACCGCTATCTGAACCGGCTGAACCGGCAGCTCTTCATCTACACCCGTGATAGGCAGTACAAGAACGACCTGATTCCATTTAAAAGCTGGGAAGAGATCACCGGTGCCTTCCAGCAGGTGCGCTTAAGCGCGCAGGAGCGGCGGGAGGAATGGAATAAGCTGCAATCCGGCAATTTCGCTTACGTGCTGGATCAGCTTAGGGAGCTCCAGCACAGCGGCGA
This region of Paenibacillus sp. FSL K6-1096 genomic DNA includes:
- a CDS encoding HAD family hydrolase; protein product: MSNEAQTQAENSPLPRLNRPEAIVFDMDGTLFQTESLLLPAYHRMFDILREEGLHSGPTPPEERILGSLGMLLADIWKNVMPEADEAVHRRADELLLQLEIEGLEAGGTLLYPKVVETLRALHQRGVKLFVASNGLEDYIHSIVVVHELKDLFEGLYSAGGQGTATKTELLRLLLDNHNISSAWMVGDRSSDVQAGKGNGQTVIGCGYAGFGRQEELKGSDVIISSFDELIALYDNSVAAEL
- a CDS encoding response regulator codes for the protein MHKLFLVEDEALIRSGLKHLIEQVIGGYQVIGEAENGRLALEALKSVKPDVLITDIRMNEMNGLEMIRRIRDQYPDMYILILSGFADFEYAKQAIKYGISDYLLKPVDRTELAQALGEFKRKHGTGGGQPGQPEEGEADQKGRQLIRKVKELVALRLDQEISLQYMAEQVHLNHQYLSVLFKSETGQNFTDYVLQCRMKRAKQLLKETNLKIYEVAKLSGYLSSKHFMAVFKDHTGSTPTQYREQQ
- a CDS encoding FAD-dependent oxidoreductase is translated as MRKYEVVVAGGGVSGSIAAMAAARAGARTLIIEAGGFLGGTLTAAGVGPMMTFHAGDKQAIQGITDELIQRLRALGKSPGHIPDATNYTYSVTPFDAEAMKYELDLMLQESGGEVLYHTMLAGAEVSDRRIKSLTLCNKAGLSTISADVFIDATGDGDLAAWSGVPFTKGRESDEQSQPMTLKMKMRGVDTEKIKAYIREHREDFPRMNLDITVMDSAARLSVVGFDKQFREAKERGEISIPREDVLFFETSNPGEIIMNTTRILGKDSTDPWSLSEAEIEGRKQCRELELFLKKYIPGFEDAVVVSTGPSIGVRGSRQIKGVYTLTAQDILSVKPFEDVIAHSGYPIDIHSPDGEGTATDHLEWGAMYGIPYRCLITSEIDNLIVVGRCLSATFEAQAAVRTTPTVGAIGQAGGTAAALAVQAGVPVQQVDYKKLQETLTAHGAYLEL
- a CDS encoding citrate transporter — protein: MQIIGILLVFIVFVGLMMTRKLTTLLALPMMAILLAAIAGIPLLSDNPDTFTITKGVLAGGAMKLSTAIAGLIFGAWFGQILSKVGITKTIIRKAAELAGDKPLAIAIIFFLAASVIFSAANGLGMVILVGTIAIPIMLTAGLKPFVSGLVVLLANAVGVVFNVSTWAIYTDVLKVPTNTIASYSLVCAVPLIVIALIMIVYYTRKDGKVRRAWAMPIKPEFQAQDSKNVRAVALISPLVPVLLVFFLKVDIVSAVFMGALVTLLLATPKRPFHVLSSALVEGIQDVAGALGLMIGIGMLLSAVTAPQVAALIQPLIEGIIPTSPLMYILVFTLLSPLAIYRGPLNVWGLGSGIAALIVAGGMAPVAAMLALRIVSNLQAVSDPTNSHNVWIADYTKTDIIETLRKTLPWMFVAVMISMIIAGMIAF
- a CDS encoding hydantoinase/oxoprolinase family protein; this encodes MSNKQIRIGIDVGGTFTDAVAIDNETFEVLSKVKMPTTHHDERGVASGIVQIIQRIMSENGILPGDIKFIAHGTTQATNALLEGDVARVGIVGMGTGMDARSARSETNVANIELAAGKYLTTYHKFIDSKELTAEAIDDAIDQLLAQGAEVIVASEAYSVDDPANELRVMEAARSRGVYATGGHEISQLYGLKTRTRTAVVNASLIPKMMETANMTEQAVKEAGITSQLMIMRCDGGVMSIDEVRKRPILTMLSGLAAGVAGALMYEKISDGIFFEVGGTSVDISVIKNGKVMIENAQVGGHKTYLRSLDVRTLAVAGGSMIQIGGGKITDVGPRSAHIAGLEYECFTGKENLEQPSIGLVRPRDGDPDYVTVRSAGGHEYALTLAGAANLLNHVPETDYARGNMESTRIAWQALGAHLGMSAEEAARAAMDIAIRKVMAVVNQMIGDYELDTSFITLVGGGGSGAVLVPAMAAKEGFKHQIANNAPYISTIGVGMAMVREQIEKTVVGATEHDIKLIRAEIVEKIVQYGANESTVDVTIEIDSQRNILRAIATGSTELRFKDLASREVPVNELKLTAADALGQPADTTELKAASGRWYLFESSEIKKSLFGLVKKKLSHVSVLDREGVVRFKKTNAYHLAFQKKNMTDRFVSFLEENTIYSDANATIPKTFVFYKEKMLDLTGMQTKEQLFSILEVETQLLEDNSELLAVVYQ